The following are encoded in a window of Torulaspora globosa chromosome 4, complete sequence genomic DNA:
- the MFM1 gene encoding Mfm1p (ancestral locus Anc_8.522): MQLHRVSVCRATKTGLGSFSRAMTRHLRRFQSTTSSPGKGDNTAAILLQKNLIQRNNSLYNYGTGTIRCTIFDGFGNKASQPLEMKREDLVSRHQLLPRDLRKIERSRKNDLVPSLLVRRNGILISLLTIRALIKPDMVIIFDSVGKGISLDSTTHRAFIKDLTTRLTNQGGEMNKDPLPYEFRALESIFVSALSNMSGEMKVLLTVCRGILNDLEFSITRDKLRFLLMQNKKLTIFRRKAILVREMLDDLLDQDDVLCEMYLNDQHTGKIRAKDDHAEIEMLLETYYSHVDEIVQIIESAISNVKTTEEIINIILDSNRNELLLLGIKFTIGMLSLGGALWAASLYGMNLENFIEETSYGFPLVTVLSLISMGALFAYSIKRLHRIQKMSLVSRTKANIK, translated from the coding sequence ATGCAGCTTCATAGGGTGTCAGTTTGTCGTGCAACGAAGACTGGCCTGGGCTCCTTCTCTAGAGCTATGACTCGCCATCTAAGGCGATTTCAATCGACTACGAGTAGCCCAGGAAAGGGCGATAATACGGCAGCTATTCTATTGCAAAAGAATCTAATCCAAAGAAACAATTCCCTGTACAACTACGGTACCGGTACCATACGATGCACGATATTTGACGGTTTTGGCAACAAGGCCAGCCAACCGTTGGAGATGAAGAGAGAAGACCTAGTTTCCAGACACCAATTACTGCCGAGAGACCTAAGAAAGATCGAGCGGTCCAGAAAGAATGATCTAGTGCCCAGCTTGCTGGTGCGGAGGAACGGAATACTGATCAGTCTTCTCACCATCAGAGCTCTCATCAAGCCGGACATGGTGATAATATTTGATTCAGTGGGCAAAGGCATATCACTCGACTCGACCACACACAGGGCCTTCATCAAGGACCTGACCACGAGACTAACCAACCAGGGCGGCGAGATGAACAAAGATCCTCTGCCGTACGAATTCCGGGCTCTGGAGTCCATCTTTGTCTCTGCATTATCCAACATGTCAGGCGAAATGAAAGTGCTTCTAACAGTGTGCAGGGGTATACTGAACGACCTCGAGTTCAGCATCACCAGAGACAAGCTACGCTTTCTATTGATGCAGAACAAGAAACTCACCATTTTCCGCAGGAAGGCAATCCTAGTCAGAGAAATGCTAGACGATCTCTTAGACCAAGATGACGTGCTCTGCGAAATGTACCTCAACGACCAACACACAGGCAAAATCAGGGCCAAGGACGACCATGCAGAGATCGAGATGCTTCTCGAGACTTACTATTCGCACGTCGATGAAATAGTGCAGATCATAGAGTCTGCCATCTCCAACGTCAAGACAACCGAGgaaatcatcaatatcATTCTCGATTCTAACCGAAACGAACTACTGCTACTCGGCATAAAATTCACCATAGGAATGTTGTCGCTCGGAGGCGCATTATGGGCGGCGTCCCTCTACGGAATGAACCTTGAGAACTTCATAGAGGAGACTTCTTATGGCTTCCCGCTTGTCACAGTTCTCAGCTTGATCTCTATGGGCGCGCTCTTCGCTTACAGCATAAAACGCCTCCACAGGATACAAAAGATGTCTCTCGTCAGTCGCACCAAGGCCAATATCAAGTAG
- the RNT1 gene encoding ribonuclease III (ancestral locus Anc_8.779) translates to MDAKRKLDSLEDQEVSLPSKKSRLEGGSAQFDGRRKQKETHSQFYEYSQVIQLEHAVTKFLEAYKCITELSPNLKAYNEVLENQDKVPVQILQALARYKLKLAAELKSLQELDKSPLLSELMDFESRFEEDKLTSQPIISELSKKDVKKLVVGKIDYKASEGKDSSTEDDDDNEDSYDPSSAGKPPRENKWPPKLPQIRDPAIRARVFIHKSTIKDKLYLKETEMINAHNERLEFLGDSVLNTVMTMIIYNKFPRFTEGQLSKLRMSLVSNERIKAWSFLYGFDKHLKTNFQDNVAFQQGKRKLFADVFEAYIGGLIEDDPKHNMPKVRKWLSKLAKPIIEDATQKDIDLESTDNVDLNAKRQLYSLIGYAALNLHYVTVKRPTAGDPNTVVECRIGDGTTLASGAGRNVKIAGLRAAQNVLRNKPLLEKYASLRAAIPRTESVVKKDELARTGSSSNVNRDKSPSMGPSGAIKLSSEGQFFIG, encoded by the coding sequence ATGGATGCCAAGAGGAAGCTTGATAGTTTGGAAGACCAGGAGGTCTCACTTCCTTCCAAAAAGAGTCGGCTGGAGGGAGGATCTGCTCAGTTCGATGGCAGGCGTAAGCAGAAGGAGACACATAGTCAGTTTTACGAATATTCGCAAGTGATCCAGTTAGAACATGCTGTGACCAAATTCCTAGAGGCTTATAAATGTATCACGGAGCTTTCTCCCAACCTGAAAGCCTACAATGAAGTTCTGGAAAATCAGGACAAAGTGCCAGTGCAAATCCTGCAGGCATTGGCTCGCTATAAATTGAAGCTGGCGGCAGAGTTGAAATCTCTGCAGGAATTGGATAAATCTCCGCTACTATCGGAGCTCATGGATTTTGAGTCGCGTTTTGAAGAGGATAAGCTGACGAGTCAACCGATTATTAGCGAGCTCAGTAAGAAGGATGTAAAGAAGTTGGTTGTCGGGAAGATCGATTACAAGGCGTCTGAAGGCAAAGACAGTAGTACagaggacgatgatgacaATGAGGACAGCTACGATCCGTCATCCGCTGGTAAGCCACCAAGGGAAAATAAATGGCCTCCTAAGTTGCCTCAGATTAGAGATCCGGCAATCAGAGCCAGGGTGTTCATTCATAAATCCACGATCAAGGATAAACTATATCTCAAAGAAACGGAAATGATCAACGCTCACAATGAAAGACTCGAGTTTTTGGGGGATTCTGTCTTGAACACAGTTATGACTATGATCATCTACAATAAATTCCCACGCTTCACCGAAGGACAGTTATCAAAGCTCAGAATGAGCCTGGTGAGTAATGAGCGCATAAAGGCGTGGTCGTTTCTTTACGGTTTCGACAAGCACTTGAAAACTAACTTCCAAGATAATGTGGCTTTCCAGCAGGGGAAACGAAAGTTATTTGCGGACGTTTTTGAAGCGTATATTGGCGGATTGATTGAGGATGATCCTAAACATAACATGCCAAAGGTTCGAAAATGGTTAAGTAAGCTGGCAAAACCGATTATAGAGGATGCAACTCAGAAGGACATTGACTTGGAATCGACGGATAATGTCGATTTGAATGCCAAAAGACAACTATACTCTCTGATTGGGTATGCTGCGTTGAACTTGCATTACGTTACCGTTAAAAGGCCCACTGCGGGTGATCCCAACACCGTTGTCGAATGTCGCATAGGGGATGGTACTACATTGGCCTCAGGAGCTGGTCGAAATGTCAAAATTGCTGGCTTAAGAGCTGCTCAAAACGTTCTTCGAAATAAACCActtcttgagaaatatgCAAGCTTGCGTGCTGCGATCCCAAGGACAGAGTCAGTTGTGAAAAAGGATGAGTTAGCGAGAACAGGCAGCAGCTCAAATGTAAATAGAGATAAATCTCCATCGATGGGTCCATCAGGAGCCATTAAGTTAAGTTCAGAAGGTCAGTTTTTTATCGGCTGA
- the FTH1 gene encoding Fth1p (ancestral locus Anc_8.521), with the protein MNFEEYFSFQIFFIFLRESLEIVVIISILLAIVKQALAINVECESNEDPGSSSSRGLESVPLTVEEEEEEFEFGEEALQTNEEGAGGADNEKLYSKLKWQIVSGGIVGLLMCMLIGGGFIVIFYRIGTDLWSLGEHYYEGILSIVASVIISFMGLFFLRMGKLREKFRVKLATIIYSDRSMMLRAGGQDAVRFSERYAFFILPFITCLREGLEAVVFVGGVGLDQPLSSIPLSMITAASISAVFGYFFFRYSGSLSLKICLVVATCFLYLISAGLFSKGVWQLELQDYINKSNGQDMSEVGSGPGSYDISRSVWHVNCCNGERDGGWMILTAIFGWTNSATYGSVISYNAYWLVIIGIIKLLKTEEHGYVPHLPLFIQKKRMIKRLRIAEKSLRLKNSAQDRIPNVANSNPRISEESSAPLVSSGTGVGNGSIQQS; encoded by the coding sequence ATGAACTTTGAAGAGTATTTCTCGTTCCAgatttttttcatctttctaAGAGAGTCGCTTGAAATTGTGGTTATCATCTCGATCCTTCTGGCAATCGTGAAGCAGGCGCTGGCCATAAATGTCGAGTGTGAAAGCAATGAGGATCCTGGATCTAGCAGTTCGCGGGGTTTAGAGTCTGTACCCTTGACTgtggaagaggaagaggaagagttTGAATTTGGAGAGGAAGCGCTGCAGACTAATGAGGAAGGCGCTGGCGGCGCTGATAATGAGAAGTTGTACTCGAAATTGAAGTGGCAAATAGTTTCTGGTGGCATCGTTGGTCTGCTGATGTGCATGCTAATTGGAGGAGGGTTTATTGTGATCTTCTACCGCATCGGCACCGATCTGTGGAGTCTAGGAGAGCATTACTACGAGGGAATATTGAGTATTGTTGCATCCGTTATCATCTCTTTCATGGGTTTGTTCTTCCTACGTATGGGTAAGCTGAGAGAGAAATTTAGGGTGAAGCTAGCAACGATCATCTATTCTGACAGATCGATGATGCTCAGGGCCGGGGGACAAGATGCTGTCAGGTTCAGCGAAAGATATGCGTTTTTTATCTTGCCTTTTATCACTTGCCTCAGGGAGGGCCTTGAAGCAGTAGTTTTCGTCGGTGGAGTCGGGCTCGATCAGCCTTTGTCCTCAATTCCTCTCTCGATGATCACTGCAGCATCGATCAGTGCCGTTTTTGgctatttcttcttccgCTATTCAGGCTCtttgtctttgaagatttgtCTAGTGGTGGCAACCTGTTTCCTGTATCTGATTTCTGCTGGGCTTTTCTCTAAAGGTGTATGGCAGCTTGAGCTACAGGACTATATCAACAAAAGCAACGGTCAAGATATGTCGGAAGTTGGCAGTGGTCCCGGCTCTTACGATATTTCAAGGTCTGTCTGGCATGTGAATTGTTGCAATGGCGAAAGAGATGGCGGCTGGATGATCCTAACCGCAATATTCGGTTGGACCAACAGCGCGACTTATGGATCTGTTATCAGTTACAATGCTTACTGGCTCGTGATTATTGGAATAATTAAGCTGTTGAAAACAGAGGAACATGGCTATGTTCCTCATCTTCCCTTATTTATTCAGAAGAAGCGTATGATCAAACGGCTACGCATAGCTGAAAAATCCCTAAGACTAAAGAACTCTGCACAGGATAGGATTCCAAACGTAGCTAATTCAAATCCAAGAATATCTGAAGAGAGTTCCGCACCCCTGGTTAGTTCGGGTACAGGTGTCGGTAACGGCTCTATACAACAATCATGA
- the DUR12 gene encoding bifunctional urea carboxylase/allophanate hydrolase (ancestral locus Anc_8.520) produces MTELDCLGWSVKEWMEFHCKSTPESSLQLLRSLLKSQETAPADPAWISVVPESDLEHQWQVLQSKAGKESLPLYGVPVAIKDNIDVKGSSTTGACPSYAYIPEKDSTVVELLRNAGAIVIGKTNLDQFATGLVGCRSPYGKTPCVFSDKHVSGGSSSGSASVVARGIVPLALGTDTAGSGRVPAALNNLIGLKPTKGALSCSGVIPACKSLDCVSIFALNLSDAERCFKVLCQEDLANDEYSRPYQRNPLQKFPEQVKIAIPQYLPWYGDNENPKIYSQAVENLKQTGADIVEIDFEPLMELARCLYEGAWVAERYEAIRDFLATNPPKETLDPTVISIIKTATNYDAADAFKYEYKRQRILQKISKLLKEVDVLCVPTCPLNPTFDEVAKEPVLVNSRQGTWTNFVNLADMAALAIPTGFRSDGLPNGITLIGKKFTDFALLDLARRFFKVAFPDGSRSYGRFLDRSVTTKDDELTGPLINPSSSIKLAVVGAHLKGLPLHWQLEKVNASYISSPRTSKKYELYALPKTGPILKPGLRRVGEESGAQIQLELYSIPLENFGTFIAMVPEPLGIGSVELESGEWVKSFICEEAGYLTKGSVNITPHGGFKAYIDYSAKEKRKPFETVLVANRGEIAVRIIRTLKKLNIKSVAVYSDPDKYSQHVLDADLTIPLHGKTAAETYLDINKIINAAKVTGAEAIIPGYGFLSENADFSDKCQQEGIVFVGPSGAAIRKLGLKHSAREIAEKAGVPLVPGSPLVSSAADAKKIAAKLEYPVMVKSTAGGGGIGLQKVDSEADIERVFETVQHQGKSYFGDSGVFLERFVENARHVEIQMMGDGRGKAIALGERDCSLQRRNQKIIEETPAPNLPEATRAKMRQAAESLGSLMHYKCAGTVEFIYDEKRDEFYFLEVNARLQVEHPITEMVTGLDLVEWMLRIAADDPPDFDPSKISVSGASIEARLYAENPVKGFRPSPGQLTEITFPKWARVDTWVSKGTIVSSEYDPTLAKIIVHGRDRNEAILKLNKALNETSVYGCITNLDYLRSIASSDMFKQAKVATKVLDSYCYRPAAIEILSPGAHTSVQDYPGRVGYWRIGVPPSGPMDAYSFRLANRIVGNDRKAPAIEITLTGPKIKFHTETIVAVTGGEVECCLNDVHVELNEPISIRPGDVLAIGKLTRGCRAYLAVRNGIDVPEYLGSRSTFTLGEFGGYNGRVLKLGDVLFINQPELPCSSLPSPVYPPQAAPKELLPEFPSSKEWKIGVTCGPHGSPDFFKQESIEKFFSDKWKVHYNSNRFGVRLIGPKPEWARTDGGEAGLHPSNAHDYVYSIGALNFTGDEPVIVTCDGPSLGGFVCQAVVPEGELWKVGQLKPGDLIQFVPVTYEAAREIKVSQDEAIENLDASHLSVKSWEITPPENPILAQLPKRSDLSPKVTYRQAGDRYILVEYGENEMDLNISYRIDRLIKLVEKHRTIGIVEMSQGVRSVLIEFDSRISQKKLLEILLAYENEIQFDKNWSVRSRIIRLPMAFEDSKTLACVTRYQETIRSSAPWLPNNVDFIADVNGIGREDVRNLMYSAKFMVLGLGDVFLGSPCAVPLDPRQRLLGTKYNPSRTYTERGVVGLGGMYMCIYAASSPGGYQLVGRTVPIWDKLMLGSSSTQPWLLNPFDQVEFYPVSERELDKLTEDCENGQFEVEIEESVFDHKKYLAWIQENIDSIEAFQQNQMGEKSAEFAKLIQVANSELDSDGVAEEVAQETYPEDAELIYSEHSGRFWKPVVSVGDKVKAGQSLIIVEAMKTEMTVSSTRDGTVLRILHRNGDIVDAGDLVVVLG; encoded by the coding sequence ATGACTGAACTGGACTGCCTAGGTTGGTCAGTCAAAGAATGGATGGAGTTCCATTGCAAGTCCACCCCAGAATCATCGCTTCAACTGTTGCGCTCGTTACTGAAGTCTCAAGAAACCGCGCCCGCCGACCCAGCATGGATATCAGTGGTACCAGAGAGCGATCTTGAGCATCAATGGCAGGTTCTGCAAAGCAAGGCGGGGAAGGAATCTTTACCGCTCTATGGTGTACCAGTTGCAATTAAAGATAATATTGACGTTAAGGGCAGCTCAACGACTGGTGCTTGCCCTTCATACGCATATATTCCGGAAAAGGATTCTACAGTGGTGGAGCTACTGAGGAATGCGGGTGCCATCGTAATTGGAAAAACGAATTTAGACCAGTTTGCCACAGGTTTGGTGGGTTGCAGGTCTCCTTATGGGAAGACTCCGTGCGTTTTCAGCGATAAACATGTCTCCGGTGGTTCGTCATCCGGTTCCGCGTCAGTGGTGGCACGCGGAATTGTGCCTCTGGCCTTAGGCACGGATACCGCTGGTTCAGGAAGAGTGCCCGCTGCTTTGAACAACCTAATCGGTCTTAAGCCGACAAAAGGCGCGTTGTCATGCAGTGGGGTTATCCCAGCATGCAAGTCGCTGGATTGTGTTTCCATCTTTGCTCTTAACTTGAGCGATGCAGAGCGTTGTTTCAAAGTATTATGTCAAGAAGACCTTGCCAATGACGAGTACTCGAGACCATATCAAAGGAACCCTTTGCAGAAATTTCCTGAGCAGGTTAAGATCGCTATACCGCAATATCTCCCATGGTATGGTGACAATGAAAACCCAAAGATCTACAGCCAAGCTGTTGAAAACTTGAAACAAACTGGCGCTGATATAGTCGAAATTGACTTCGAGCCTCTAATGGAATTGGCTCGCTGTTTATATGAAGGTGCCTGGGTGGCCGAAAGATACGAGGCAATCAGAGACTTCTTAGCAACCAATCCGCCGAAGGAAACCCTTGATCCAACTGTGATCTCTATCATCAAGACTGCCACTAATTACGACGCTGCGGATGCTTTCAAATATGAGTACAAACGGCAAAGAATACTTCAAAAGATAAGTAAGCTATTAAAAGAAGTGGATGTGCTATGCGTTCCAACCTGCCCTCTCAACCCAACATTCGATGAAGTCGCCAAAGAACCTGTCTTGGTTAACTCGAGACAAGGTACATGGACCAATTTCGTGAACTTGGCCGATATGGCAGCTTTGGCTATACCAACCGGATTTAGATCTGATGGACTGCCTAATGGTATCACTTTGATTGGTAAGAAATTTACCGACTTTGCATTACTGGATCTGGCCAGGCGTTTTTTTAAAGTCGCCTTTCCTGACGGAAGTAGAAGTTACGGTAGATTTTTGGACAGAAGCGTTACAACTAAGGACGATGAACTCACCGGCCCTTTGATCAATCCCTCCTCCTCTATAAAGTTGGCCGTGGTTGGCGCACACCTGAAGGGCTTGCCATTGCATTGGCAGTTGGAGAAAGTCAATGCAAGTTACATATCatctccaagaacttcCAAGAAATATGAGCTTTACGCGCTACCGAAAACGGGACCGATCCTGAAACCAGGGCTCAGAAGGGTGGGGGAGGAGAGCGGAGCGCAGATCCAACTGGAGCTTTACAGCATCCCACTCGAAAATTTTGGAACCTTTATTGCAATGGTACCCGAACCACTTGGAATAGGGTCAGTCGAGCTAGAGTCAGGTGAGTGGGTGAAATCATTTATCTGCGAAGAAGCAGGTTATCTGACTAAAGGCTCTGTAAATATTACGCCTCATGGCGGTTTCAAAGCATACATTGATTACTCGgccaaagaaaagagaaaACCCTTCGAGACTGTACTGGTTGCGAACAGAGGCGAAATTGCCGTTCGCATAATTCgtactttgaagaagctgaacaTAAAGTCAGTGGCTGTTTACTCGGATCCCGATAAATACTCTCAACATGTCTTGGATGCTGATCTGACAATCCCCCTGCATGGCAAGACGGCAGCTGAAACCTATCTCGACATCaataaaatcatcaacgcAGCCAAGGTTACGGGTGCAGAAGCAATCATACCAGGTTATGGATTTCTTTCAGAAAATGCTGATTTCTCCGACAAGTGTCAACAAGAGGGTATCGTTTTCGTAGGCCCATCAGGTGCAGCGATAAGAAAGCTCGGTTTGAAACATTCTGCTAGGGAAATTGCAGAGAAGGCAGGGGTTCCGTTGGTTCCTGGATCCCCTCTGGtttcatcagcagcagatgcgAAAAAGATTGCTGCCAAACTGGAGTACCCAGTCATGGTTAAGTCCACCGCTGGAGGTGGTGGTATCGGTTTGCAGAAAGTAGATTCCGAAGCTGATATTGAGAGGGTGTTTGAGACTGTTCAACATCAAGGTAAATCGTATTTTGGCGACTCCGGAGTATTTTTGGAGCGCTTTGTCGAGAATGCAAGACACGTCGAAATTCAAATGATGGGTGACGGCCGGGGTAAAGCCATTGCACTCGGCGAACGGGATTGCTCATTGCAGCGGCGCAACCAGAAAATTATCGAAGAAACTCCGGCTCCTAACCTACCAGAAGCTACTCGTGCTAAAATGAGgcaagctgctgaaagcTTAGGTTCTCTAATGCATTATAAGTGTGCCGGAACTGTCGAATTTATCTACGACGAAAAGAGAGATGAATTTTATTTCCTTGAAGTCAATGCAAGGCTTCAAGTCGAGCATCCAATAACGGAAATGGTTACAGGTTTAGATTTAGTGGAATGGATGTTGAGAATCGCTGCCGATGATCCTCCTGACTTTGACCCAAGTAAAATCAGCGTAAGTGGGGCCTCCATCGAAGCTAGATTGTATGCTGAGAACCCAGTTAAAGGGTTTCGTCCATCACCTGGGCAACTAACTGAGATCACTTTCCCGAAGTGGGCTCGTGTTGATACATGGGTCTCGAAGGGCACAATAGTGTCATCGGAGTATGATCCAACTCTAGCAAAAATTATTGTGCATGGCAGAGATCGAAATGAAGCTATTTTGAAACTGAACAAAGCTTTAAATGAGACCTCTGTCTACGGGTGTATCACCAATTTAGATTATTTGAGATCCATTGCGTCTTCCGACATGTTTAAGCAGGCCAAGGTTGCAACCAAAGTCTTGGACTCTTATTGCTATAGGCCTGCGGCAATTGAAATACTTTCTCCCGGCGCACATACAAGTGTGCAAGATTACCCAGGTAGAGTAGGTTACTGGCGAATTGGTGTCCCTCCATCAGGTCCCATGGATGCTTATTCATTCAGATTGGCCAACAGAATTGTTGGTAACGACAGAAAGGCCCCTGCAATTGAGATAACCTTGACTGGTccaaagatcaaatttcATACGGAAACCATCGTGGCAGTCACCGGCGGAGAGGTTGAATGTTGTCTCAATGACGTACATGTTGAATTGAATGAGCCTATATCCATACGTCCAGGTGATGTGTTGGCAATTGGCAAATTGACCAGAGGTTGCCGAGCTTATCTAGCCGTAAGAAATGGTATCGATGTGCCTGAATATCTGGGATCTAGGTCCACCTTTACTTTAGGAGAATTCGGTGGCTATAATGGTAGAGTTCTGAAATTGGGCGATGTTCTTTTCATAAACCAACCAGAACTGCCTTGCTCCTCTCTTCCTAGCCCAGTGTATCCACCTCAAGCAGCTCCTAAAGAACTTTTACCAGAATTTCCCAGCTCTAAGGAATGGAAAATAGGTGTGACCTGTGGTCCCCATGGATCTCCTgattttttcaagcaaGAATCGATCGAAAAGTTCTTTAGCGACAAGTGGAAAGTGCATTATAACTCCAACAGATTCGGGGTCAGACTCATTGGACCAAAACCTGAGTGGGCCAGAACTGACGGTGGTGAAGCTGGTCTTCATCCTTCCAATGCTCATGATTATGTGTACTCTATTGGGGCTTTAAACTTCACTGGTGATGAGCCCGTGATTGTGACTTGTGACGGGCCATCGCTTGGCGGCTTCGTTTGTCAGGCGGTCGTTCCAGAGGGTGAGCTGTGGAAAGTTGGTCAACTGAAGCCTGGTGATTTGATTCAGTTCGTCCCAGTTACATACGAAGCTGCGAGAGAAATAAAAGTTTCTCAGGATGAAGCGATCGAGAACTTAGATGCCAGCCATCTAAGCGTCAAATCTTGGGAAATAACGCCTCCTGAAAATCCAATTTTGGCCCAGCTGCCTAAAAGATCAGATTTATCGCCCAAAGTAACATATAGACAGGCTGGTGATCGCTATATCCTCGTTGAGTATGGAGAGAATGAGATGGATCTTAACATTTCGTACAGAATAGATCGCTTGATCAAATTAGTCGAAAAGCATCGTACTATAGGAATCGTTGAGATGTCGCAGGGCGTCAGATCCGTGTTGATTGAGTTTGACTCACGGATCAGTCAAAAGAAATTGTTGGAAATTCTTCTAGCATATGAAAACGAAATTCAGTTCGATAAAAACTGGTCCGTGAGGTCAAGGATAATCAGGCTGCCAATGGCATTTGAAGACTCTAAGACTCTTGCATGCGTTACTCGTTATCAAGAAACGATTCGCAGCTCTGCGCCTTGGCTACCTAACAATGTTGACTTCATTGCCGACGTCAATGGAATTGGTCGCGAAGATGTGAGAAACCTCATGTACAGCGCCAAATTTATGGTTCTCGGGCTGGGCGATGTGTTTTTAGGTTCACCTTGTGCTGTGCCTCTTGACCCGCGTCAAAGACTGCTTGGCACTAAATACAACCCATCCAGAACTTACACTGAACGGGGCGTTGTTGGACTTGGTGGAATGTACATGTGCATATACGCTGCATCAAGTCCAGGCGGTTATCAATTAGTAGGGAGAACTGTCCCAATTTGGGATAAACTTATGCTAGGGTCTTCCTCTACGCAGCCATGGCTGTTAAATCCATTTGACCAAGTTGAATTCTATCCTGTGTCAGAAAGAGAGCTTGACAAGCTCACAGAGGATTGTGAAAACGGCCAGTTCGAAGTTGAGATCGAAGAAAGTGTCTTTGATCATAAGAAGTACTTAGCATGGATTCAAGAGAATATCGATTCTATCGAGGCTTTTCAACAGAATCAAATGGGCGAGAAATCTGCCGAATTTGCCAAATTGATTCAAGTCGCGAACTCTGAACTTGACAGCGATGGAGTGGCGGAGGAAGTTGCGCAAGAAACATACCCAGAGGATGCTGAGCTAATCTATTCCGAGCATTCAGGTAGGTTCTGGAAGCCCGTAGTATCTGTAGGTGACAAGGTGAAGGCTGGTCAAAGTCTGATCATAGTAGAGGCCATGAAAACTGAAATGACAGTCTCCTCCACTAGAGATGGTACAGTTTTAAGAATCCTTCACAGGAACGGAGACATTGTGGACGCTGGTGATTTAGTTGTCGTATTAGGATAG